The following coding sequences are from one Natrarchaeobaculum sulfurireducens window:
- a CDS encoding tRNA pseudouridine(54/55) synthase Pus10, translating to MTVLDDARAMLATGPVCDSCLGSPFAERSFGLTNGERGRALRTAVALDDDDDFDPDGPADCWVCEGYCGTADAIADAIVGELEGTHFETYQVGTRVPPLVEENERLAREDAGLEPDVGESVKRELNREVGRRVGSKTGAEVDFDRPDVLAVVDLEAFDPLEALESETVTSHAVDVQVNPAFVYGRYRKIERDIPQTEWPCRECGGSGAQLGDDGEEPCEYCGGSGYMYDTSVEQTVRPHVVEAMDGDEGKFHGAGREDVDARMLGEGRPFVLEVKRPQRRDPDPVELERAINDAAGGVEVDGLRLATYEMVERVKEHDASKGYRADVAFGDPVDESTLKSALEELDGTTVEQYTPQRVDHRRANLTRERTVYGIDGDLLEPTSAEVRVHGEGGLYIKELISGDEGRTEPSLAGLLETDAEVTALDVTGVEGEDEPFELEAYFRDDPREDTAGS from the coding sequence ATGACCGTTCTGGACGACGCCCGCGCGATGCTCGCGACGGGGCCGGTCTGTGATTCCTGTCTCGGCAGCCCCTTCGCCGAGCGGAGTTTCGGCCTGACAAACGGCGAACGCGGCCGGGCGCTGCGTACCGCCGTCGCACTGGACGACGACGACGATTTCGACCCCGATGGCCCTGCGGACTGCTGGGTCTGTGAGGGATACTGTGGTACCGCCGATGCCATCGCAGACGCCATCGTCGGCGAACTCGAGGGAACCCACTTCGAAACCTACCAGGTCGGTACCCGTGTCCCGCCGCTGGTCGAGGAGAACGAACGCCTGGCCCGAGAGGACGCCGGGCTCGAACCCGACGTCGGCGAGTCGGTCAAACGCGAACTGAACCGAGAGGTGGGTCGTCGCGTTGGCTCGAAGACAGGTGCCGAGGTCGATTTCGATCGGCCTGACGTACTCGCCGTGGTCGACCTCGAAGCGTTCGACCCGCTCGAGGCCCTCGAGTCAGAGACCGTAACGAGCCACGCGGTCGACGTCCAGGTCAACCCGGCGTTCGTCTACGGGCGCTACCGCAAGATCGAACGAGATATTCCACAGACAGAGTGGCCCTGCAGGGAGTGTGGCGGCAGCGGGGCGCAACTCGGCGACGACGGCGAGGAGCCCTGTGAATACTGTGGCGGCTCGGGCTACATGTACGACACCAGCGTCGAACAGACCGTCAGGCCCCACGTCGTCGAGGCGATGGACGGCGACGAGGGGAAATTCCACGGCGCCGGGCGAGAGGACGTCGATGCCCGGATGCTCGGCGAGGGGCGCCCGTTCGTCCTCGAGGTGAAACGCCCACAGCGACGCGATCCCGACCCGGTCGAACTCGAGCGGGCGATCAACGACGCGGCCGGCGGCGTCGAGGTCGACGGGCTGCGACTCGCCACCTACGAGATGGTCGAACGGGTCAAAGAACACGATGCGAGCAAGGGCTACCGTGCCGACGTCGCGTTCGGTGACCCAGTCGACGAAAGTACCCTCAAGAGCGCACTCGAGGAACTCGACGGAACGACCGTCGAACAGTACACCCCCCAGCGGGTCGACCACCGGCGGGCGAACCTCACTCGCGAGCGAACCGTCTACGGGATCGACGGCGACCTGCTCGAGCCCACCAGCGCGGAGGTCCGCGTTCACGGCGAGGGCGGACTCTACATCAAAGAACTAATCAGCGGCGACGAGGGCCGAACCGAGCCGAGTCTCGCCGGCCTGCTCGAGACCGACGCCGAGGTGACGGCGCTCGACGTCACTGGTGTCGAAGGCGAGGACGAGCCGTTCGAACTCGAGGCCTACTTCCGGGACGACCCGCGCGAGGACACAGCGGGCAGCTAA